One genomic window of Streptomyces sp. WP-1 includes the following:
- a CDS encoding DUF211 domain-containing protein, with product MPVRRLVLDVDKTIDEPDLIHLASVIESAPGVKAVNIAVTEIDIETVGTNVTVEGDDIDVGALTEAIQHTGAVVHSIDEIVAGAYLLDNKPRSR from the coding sequence ATGCCCGTACGACGGCTGGTCCTGGACGTCGACAAGACGATCGACGAGCCCGATCTGATCCACCTCGCGTCGGTGATCGAGTCCGCGCCCGGCGTGAAGGCGGTGAACATCGCGGTCACCGAGATCGACATCGAGACCGTCGGCACGAACGTCACGGTGGAGGGCGACGACATCGACGTCGGCGCGCTGACCGAGGCGATCCAGCACACCGGCGCGGTCGTCCACAGCATCGACGAGATCGTGGCCGGCGCCTATCTGCTGGACAACAAGCCGCGTTCGCGATGA